A single region of the Hoeflea prorocentri genome encodes:
- the nuoE gene encoding NADH-quinone oxidoreductase subunit NuoE: protein MSVRRLAEDSIQPEQFRFSRENAAWAKATIKKYPKGRQQSAIIPLLMRAQEQDGWVTKAAIESVADMLQMPYIRALEVATFYTQFQLKPVGTHAHVQVCGTTPCMLRGSEDLIKVCKNKISEHQFETNEAGTLSWEEVECQGACVNAPMVMIFKDAYEDLTPEQLADIIDRFEAGEGENVTPGPQNGRHLSAPIGGLTTLTDGKANAGAKSNGKAAVKAPKKPKEVAASDGVKPAAMEEPDEKDDLKMLSGVGPKIEGVLNSIGIFKFEQVAAWKEAECAWVDGFLKFKGRIEREQWVKQAEALAKGGVEEYVRVFGKKPR from the coding sequence ATGTCCGTACGCCGTCTTGCCGAGGATTCCATTCAGCCAGAGCAGTTCCGGTTCAGCCGGGAAAATGCCGCGTGGGCCAAGGCAACGATCAAGAAATACCCAAAGGGCCGCCAGCAGTCGGCCATTATTCCATTGCTGATGCGGGCGCAGGAACAGGATGGATGGGTCACCAAGGCCGCCATCGAATCCGTCGCCGATATGCTGCAGATGCCGTATATCCGTGCCCTGGAAGTTGCGACGTTCTACACGCAGTTCCAGTTGAAGCCGGTTGGCACGCACGCTCATGTGCAGGTTTGTGGAACAACGCCCTGCATGCTGCGTGGTTCGGAAGACCTTATCAAGGTCTGCAAAAACAAAATCAGCGAACATCAATTTGAAACCAATGAGGCCGGAACGCTCTCTTGGGAAGAGGTTGAATGTCAGGGCGCATGCGTGAATGCGCCGATGGTGATGATCTTCAAGGACGCGTATGAAGATCTGACACCGGAACAACTGGCCGACATTATTGACAGGTTCGAGGCCGGTGAGGGCGAAAACGTTACTCCGGGACCGCAAAACGGACGCCATCTCTCCGCGCCCATTGGCGGCTTGACTACCTTGACCGACGGCAAGGCCAATGCTGGCGCCAAATCAAACGGCAAGGCCGCTGTGAAAGCCCCGAAGAAGCCGAAAGAAGTTGCCGCTTCCGACGGCGTTAAGCCTGCGGCAATGGAAGAGCCGGACGAAAAGGACGATCTGAAGATGCTCTCAGGCGTCGGGCCGAAAATCGAGGGTGTGCTGAACTCGATCGGCATCTTCAAATTCGAGCAGGTTGCTGCCTGGAAAGAGGCGGAATGCGCGTGGGTCGATGGCTTCCTGAAATTCAAGGGGCGCATCGAGCGCGAACAATGGGTCAAGCAGGCCGAAGCGCTCGCCAAAGGCGGCGTTGAGGAATATGTCCGCGTATTCGGCAAGAAGCCGAGGTAG
- the nuoF gene encoding NADH-quinone oxidoreductase subunit NuoF — translation MLKDKDRIFTNIYGLKDKSLKGAMSRGHWDGTKALIEKGRDWIIDEMKTSGLRGRGGAGFPTGLKWSFMPKESDGRPHYLVVNADESEPGTCKDRDIMRNDPHTLIEGCVLAGFAMGAHTAYIYIRGEYMREREALQAAIDECYDAGLLGKNNKCGWDFDVYVHHGAGAYICGEETALLESLEGKKGQPRLKPPFPANVGLYGCPTTVNNVESIAVAPTILRRGGAWFAGFGRQNNHGTKLFCVSGHVNQPATFEEEMSIPFREMIDRHCGGIRGGWDNLLAVIPGGSSVPCVPADQIIDCPMDFDSLRDLQSGLGTAAVIVMDRSTDIIKAIARLAYFYKHESCGQCTPCREGTGWMWRVMERMAIGNAQKKEIDMLFDVTKQVEGHTICALGDAAAWPIQGLIRHFRPEIEKRIDEYTHNAGKAPALEAAE, via the coding sequence ATGCTGAAAGACAAGGATCGGATCTTTACCAATATCTACGGCCTTAAGGACAAGAGCCTGAAAGGCGCCATGTCGCGCGGGCACTGGGACGGCACCAAGGCGCTGATTGAAAAGGGCCGCGACTGGATCATCGACGAGATGAAGACATCTGGTCTTCGCGGACGCGGCGGCGCCGGTTTTCCGACCGGCCTGAAATGGTCCTTCATGCCGAAGGAATCTGATGGGCGGCCTCACTATCTCGTTGTGAACGCGGATGAATCGGAGCCTGGTACCTGCAAGGACCGCGATATCATGCGCAACGATCCGCACACGCTGATCGAAGGGTGTGTGCTTGCCGGTTTCGCCATGGGTGCTCACACGGCCTACATCTATATTCGCGGCGAATATATGCGCGAACGCGAAGCGTTGCAGGCCGCGATTGACGAATGTTATGACGCGGGACTTCTCGGCAAGAACAACAAATGCGGATGGGACTTTGACGTCTATGTCCACCACGGCGCGGGCGCTTATATCTGCGGCGAGGAAACGGCACTGCTTGAAAGCCTCGAAGGCAAGAAGGGCCAGCCGCGCCTGAAGCCGCCATTTCCGGCCAATGTCGGTCTTTATGGCTGCCCGACCACCGTCAACAATGTGGAATCCATTGCCGTTGCACCAACGATCCTGCGGCGCGGCGGGGCTTGGTTCGCCGGGTTCGGGCGCCAGAACAACCACGGCACGAAGCTCTTTTGTGTTTCCGGGCACGTCAATCAGCCGGCAACCTTCGAGGAAGAGATGTCCATCCCGTTCCGCGAAATGATCGACCGTCACTGCGGCGGCATTCGCGGCGGCTGGGATAATCTGCTTGCCGTTATTCCGGGTGGTTCTTCGGTCCCGTGCGTGCCTGCCGACCAGATTATCGACTGCCCGATGGATTTTGACAGCCTGCGGGATCTGCAATCAGGTCTTGGGACGGCTGCAGTGATCGTGATGGATCGCTCGACCGATATCATCAAGGCGATTGCGCGGCTTGCCTATTTCTACAAGCACGAAAGCTGCGGCCAGTGCACACCTTGCCGAGAGGGCACTGGCTGGATGTGGCGGGTGATGGAGCGCATGGCCATCGGCAATGCGCAGAAAAAAGAAATCGACATGCTGTTTGACGTGACCAAACAGGTTGAGGGACACACGATCTGTGCGCTCGGGGATGCTGCGGCCTGGCCGATCCAGGGTCTTATCAGGCATTTCCGCCCGGAGATTGAAAAGCGCATCGACGAATACACGCACAATGCCGGAAAGGCTCCGGCGCTTGAGGCAGCCGAATAG
- the nuoG gene encoding NADH-quinone oxidoreductase subunit NuoG, with protein sequence MAKIKVDGNEVEVPDHYTLLQACEEAGAQVPRFCFHERLSIAGNCRMCLVEVKGGPPKPAASCAMGVRDLRPGPDGEPPEVFTNTPMVKKAREGVMEFLLINHPLDCPICDQGGECDLQDQAMAFGVDSSRFHENKRAVEDKYIGPLVKTIMTRCIHCTRCVRFTTEVAGISELGLIGRGEDAEITTYLEHAMTSELQGNVIDLCPVGALTSKPYAFQARPWELDKTETIDVMDACGSAIRVDTRGREVMRIMPRVNEAINEEWISDKTRFVWDGLKTQRLDRPFVKRNGRLQPASWQEAFAAVKQAVDGTSGEKIGAIAGDLSTVEEMFALKQLMAASGSHNVDCRQDGSALAPANGRASYIFNPTIEGIEDADALLIIGANPRYEASILNARIRKRWRMGDFPIALIGEQVDLRYDYEYLGAGPETLSELIAGSNKFAAKLKRAKKPMIIVGQGALARADGAAVLSQAANLAETVKAVSGDWNGFAVLHTAASRVGGLDVGFVPGEGGKDAASMLTDMDVLFLLGADELDMTKRTSGFTVYIGSHGDVGAHHADVILPGSTYTEKSGIYVNTEGRVQYGSRAAFAPGEAKEDWAILRALSDVLGKTLPFDSLSQLRTALNEAYPHFADADQVAPADAADIGKLAASGGKMDAAGFQSTVSDFYLTNPIARASAVMAECSSLARDAGKVAAE encoded by the coding sequence ATGGCGAAAATCAAGGTAGACGGGAACGAGGTCGAGGTGCCGGATCACTACACGCTTCTTCAGGCGTGTGAGGAAGCCGGCGCTCAGGTTCCGCGTTTCTGTTTTCACGAGCGGCTGTCGATCGCTGGCAATTGCCGCATGTGCCTCGTCGAGGTCAAGGGCGGGCCGCCGAAACCCGCCGCATCCTGCGCCATGGGTGTGCGTGATCTGCGCCCCGGACCGGACGGCGAGCCGCCGGAAGTCTTCACAAATACGCCGATGGTCAAAAAGGCGCGCGAAGGCGTGATGGAATTCCTCTTGATCAACCATCCGCTTGACTGCCCGATCTGCGACCAGGGCGGTGAATGTGACCTGCAGGATCAGGCGATGGCCTTTGGCGTCGATTCCTCGCGCTTCCATGAGAACAAGCGTGCGGTCGAAGACAAATATATCGGGCCGCTGGTCAAGACCATCATGACGCGCTGCATTCATTGTACGCGCTGTGTCCGGTTCACAACGGAAGTTGCGGGTATCTCGGAGCTCGGTCTTATCGGCCGGGGCGAAGACGCTGAAATCACCACCTATCTGGAACATGCGATGACGTCCGAACTCCAGGGCAATGTCATCGACCTTTGCCCGGTGGGTGCGCTGACGTCGAAGCCCTACGCGTTTCAGGCGCGTCCATGGGAACTCGACAAGACTGAAACCATCGATGTGATGGATGCCTGCGGCTCGGCCATTCGTGTCGACACGCGCGGCAGGGAAGTCATGCGCATCATGCCGCGCGTCAATGAGGCCATCAATGAGGAATGGATCTCCGACAAGACGCGCTTTGTCTGGGACGGTCTGAAGACACAGCGGCTGGACCGGCCATTCGTCAAGCGGAACGGGCGGCTTCAGCCTGCGAGCTGGCAAGAGGCGTTTGCGGCTGTCAAACAGGCGGTCGACGGTACATCAGGCGAGAAGATCGGCGCCATTGCCGGTGATCTGTCGACGGTCGAAGAGATGTTTGCGCTCAAACAACTGATGGCCGCGAGCGGATCGCACAATGTCGACTGCCGCCAGGACGGATCGGCTCTCGCCCCGGCAAATGGCCGCGCCAGCTATATCTTCAATCCGACGATCGAGGGCATCGAGGATGCCGATGCTCTTCTCATCATCGGTGCGAACCCGCGGTATGAAGCGTCAATTTTGAATGCGCGTATCCGCAAGCGCTGGCGGATGGGCGATTTCCCGATCGCTCTGATCGGCGAGCAGGTCGACCTTCGCTACGACTATGAGTATCTCGGCGCTGGACCGGAAACGCTGTCCGAGCTCATTGCCGGCAGCAACAAGTTTGCTGCCAAGCTCAAGCGGGCCAAGAAGCCGATGATCATCGTGGGGCAGGGAGCCCTGGCACGCGCCGATGGGGCAGCTGTTCTTTCGCAGGCCGCCAACCTTGCGGAAACAGTCAAGGCGGTTTCCGGTGACTGGAACGGTTTTGCCGTTCTGCACACGGCTGCCAGCCGGGTTGGCGGGCTGGATGTCGGCTTCGTTCCGGGAGAGGGCGGCAAGGATGCAGCGTCGATGCTGACCGACATGGACGTGCTGTTCCTTCTGGGTGCGGATGAGTTGGATATGACGAAACGCACATCCGGCTTTACCGTCTATATCGGCAGCCACGGCGATGTTGGCGCCCATCATGCCGATGTGATCCTGCCGGGTTCGACCTATACCGAGAAGTCGGGCATCTACGTCAATACAGAAGGGCGCGTCCAATATGGATCGCGCGCTGCTTTTGCGCCCGGAGAGGCCAAGGAGGACTGGGCCATTCTAAGGGCGCTTTCGGACGTTCTTGGCAAAACATTGCCGTTTGACTCGCTTTCTCAACTGCGTACCGCGCTCAACGAGGCCTATCCGCATTTTGCCGATGCGGATCAGGTTGCTCCGGCGGATGCGGCAGACATTGGAAAACTTGCTGCCAGCGGCGGCAAGATGGATGCGGCCGGTTTTCAGTCGACCGTTTCCGATTTCTACCTGACCAACCCGATAGCCCGTGCTTCAGCGGTCATGGCCGAGTGCTCGTCACTTGCCCGCGACGCCGGCAAGGTCGCAGCCGAATAG
- the nuoH gene encoding NADH-quinone oxidoreductase subunit NuoH: MTFDAFVTNYVWPGLIMIGQSLLLLVALLIFIAYVLYADRKIWAAVQMRRGPNVVGPWGLFQSFADLLKFVFKEPIIPAGANKGVFLLAPLVSVTLALAAWAVIPVAEGWAVASINVGILYVFAISSLEVYGVIMGGWASNSKYAFLGALRSAAQMVSYEVSIGFVIITVLLCVGSLNLTEIVLSQQTGLGTMLGLPNSFLDWHWLGLFPMFIIFFISALAETNRPPFDLPEAESELVAGFMVEYGSTPYMMFMLGEYAAIVLMCSLTTILFLGGWLPPVDFWLLNWVPGIVWFVLKVCFVFFMFSMVKAFVPRYRYDQLMRLGWKVFLPISLAMVVIVAFVLKLTGWSA; the protein is encoded by the coding sequence ATGACCTTCGACGCATTTGTCACAAACTATGTCTGGCCCGGGCTGATCATGATCGGTCAGTCGCTGCTTTTGCTGGTGGCGCTGCTGATTTTCATCGCCTACGTCCTTTATGCTGACCGCAAGATCTGGGCGGCCGTGCAAATGCGGCGCGGACCCAATGTTGTTGGCCCCTGGGGTCTCTTCCAATCCTTTGCGGACCTTCTGAAGTTCGTCTTCAAGGAGCCGATTATCCCGGCCGGCGCCAACAAAGGTGTGTTCTTGCTGGCGCCGCTGGTTTCGGTGACCCTGGCGCTCGCCGCCTGGGCCGTTATTCCGGTGGCGGAAGGTTGGGCGGTTGCCTCCATCAATGTCGGCATTCTCTATGTCTTTGCCATCTCATCGCTTGAGGTCTACGGCGTCATCATGGGCGGCTGGGCCTCCAACTCCAAATACGCCTTCCTCGGGGCGCTGCGGTCGGCGGCGCAGATGGTGTCCTATGAAGTCTCCATCGGTTTTGTCATCATCACGGTTCTGCTGTGTGTCGGTTCCCTGAACCTGACGGAAATCGTGCTGTCGCAGCAAACCGGTCTCGGTACGATGCTTGGGCTGCCGAACAGTTTCCTTGACTGGCACTGGCTGGGACTGTTCCCGATGTTCATCATCTTCTTCATCTCAGCGCTTGCCGAGACAAACCGGCCGCCCTTCGACCTGCCGGAAGCGGAATCGGAACTGGTTGCGGGTTTCATGGTCGAATACGGCTCCACTCCGTACATGATGTTCATGCTCGGTGAATATGCAGCCATCGTCCTGATGTGCTCCCTGACCACCATTCTTTTCCTCGGTGGCTGGTTGCCGCCGGTCGATTTCTGGCTGCTCAACTGGGTTCCGGGCATTGTCTGGTTTGTCCTCAAAGTCTGCTTTGTCTTCTTCATGTTCTCCATGGTGAAGGCGTTCGTCCCGCGCTACCGCTACGACCAACTGATGCGGCTTGGCTGGAAGGTCTTCCTTCCGATCTCGCTGGCCATGGTCGTCATCGTGGCTTTTGTACTCAAACTGACCGGCTGGTCCGCCTGA
- the nuoI gene encoding NADH-quinone oxidoreductase subunit NuoI translates to MSLAQAARSVFLKEFAEAFVLSMRYFFRPKATVNYPYEKGPVSPRFRGEHALRRYPNGEERCIACKLCEAICPAQAITIEAGPRRNDGTRRTVRYDIDMVKCIYCGFCQEACPVDAIVEGPNFEFATETREELYYDKDKLLENGDRWEREIARNIAMDAPYR, encoded by the coding sequence ATGTCACTCGCACAAGCCGCCAGATCGGTTTTCCTGAAAGAGTTCGCAGAGGCGTTCGTTCTTTCGATGCGCTATTTCTTCCGGCCAAAGGCGACGGTGAACTACCCCTATGAAAAGGGGCCCGTGAGCCCGCGCTTCAGGGGAGAGCATGCGTTGCGGCGTTATCCGAACGGCGAAGAGCGCTGCATTGCCTGCAAACTTTGCGAGGCGATCTGTCCGGCGCAGGCCATCACCATCGAAGCCGGCCCGCGCCGCAACGACGGAACACGCAGAACCGTGCGTTACGATATCGATATGGTCAAATGCATCTATTGCGGCTTTTGCCAGGAAGCCTGTCCGGTGGATGCGATTGTCGAGGGGCCGAACTTCGAATTCGCGACGGAAACCCGCGAAGAGCTGTACTACGACAAGGACAAGCTGCTTGAAAACGGTGACCGGTGGGAGCGGGAAATCGCTCGCAATATTGCAATGGACGCTCCCTATCGGTGA
- a CDS encoding NADH-quinone oxidoreductase subunit J has protein sequence MGLQALFFYLFSAIAIAAAFMVISARNPVHSVLFLILTFFNAAGLFLLAGAEFLALILVVVYVGAVAVLFLFVVMMLDIDFAELRSGVMEYAPVGALVGFILAAELVLVLASNAFTVEPVANATQPIPDLNEVPNIQALGDILYTDYVHFFQAAGMILLVAMIGAIVLTLRHKENVKRQDVSAQVARTPETAIEVVKVKPGQGI, from the coding sequence ATGGGTCTCCAGGCTCTGTTTTTCTACCTGTTCTCGGCGATCGCCATCGCGGCGGCGTTTATGGTCATATCGGCACGCAATCCGGTGCATTCGGTGCTGTTCCTGATTCTGACTTTCTTTAATGCCGCCGGGCTGTTCCTGCTGGCCGGCGCCGAGTTTCTGGCGCTCATCCTTGTTGTCGTCTATGTGGGCGCTGTTGCGGTGCTCTTCCTCTTTGTCGTCATGATGCTCGACATTGATTTTGCCGAACTTCGCTCCGGTGTCATGGAATATGCGCCGGTCGGAGCGCTGGTGGGTTTCATCCTGGCGGCCGAGCTTGTGCTGGTACTGGCCAGCAATGCTTTCACGGTCGAGCCGGTGGCCAATGCAACGCAGCCTATCCCCGATCTCAACGAGGTCCCCAACATCCAGGCTCTAGGAGACATTCTCTATACGGATTATGTCCACTTCTTCCAGGCCGCGGGCATGATCCTTCTTGTTGCAATGATCGGCGCCATCGTCTTGACGCTGCGCCACAAGGAGAATGTGAAGCGGCAGGATGTGTCGGCGCAGGTGGCCAGAACGCCGGAAACGGCGATCGAGGTCGTCAAAGTGAAGCCCGGGCAGGGCATATAG
- the nuoK gene encoding NADH-quinone oxidoreductase subunit NuoK, whose product MEIGLSHYLTVGAILFTLGVFGIFLNRKNVIVILMSIELILLAVNLNFIAFAQHLNDLVGQIFALFVLTVAAAEAAIGLAILVVFYRNRGSIAVEDVNMMKG is encoded by the coding sequence ATGGAAATCGGACTTTCCCATTATCTGACGGTCGGTGCCATCCTGTTCACGCTCGGCGTGTTCGGCATCTTCCTGAACCGCAAGAATGTCATCGTCATCTTGATGTCGATCGAGTTGATCCTGCTCGCCGTGAACCTGAACTTCATCGCGTTCGCCCAGCATCTCAACGATCTGGTCGGGCAGATATTCGCGCTGTTCGTTCTGACTGTCGCTGCGGCCGAAGCGGCCATCGGGCTGGCGATCCTTGTTGTCTTCTACCGTAATCGCGGCTCGATTGCCGTTGAAGACGTAAACATGATGAAGGGCTGA
- the nuoL gene encoding NADH-quinone oxidoreductase subunit L, with protein MYHTIVFFPLLGAIIAGFFGRSIGARASEYVTCGIMVIVAFLSWIAFFQVALGHGDMIQIEVLPWIVAGTLDIDWALRIDTLTAVMLVVVNTVSCLVHIYSIGYMHHDPHRPRFFAYLSLFTFAMLMLVTSDNLVQMFFGWEGVGLASYLLIGFWYKKPSANAAAMKAFIVNRVGDFGFSLGIFGIFVLFGSVSMDVIFAGTADFLPGAEARTSDAFFEFFGIEMNKADALTTVCILLFIGAMGKSAQFLLHTWLPDAMEGPTPVSALIHAATMVTAGVFMVARMSPIFELSTDALTVVVIIGSITAFFAATVGLVQNDIKRVIAYSTCSQLGYMFVALGIGAYGAGIFHLFTHAFFKALLFLGAGSVIHAVSDEQDMRRMGGLRKHIPTTYWMMIIGTLALTGFGIPFTALGTAGFFSKDAIIESAFVAHSPAAGFAFVMLVIAATFTSFYSWRLIFMTFHGKPRASSDVMHHVHESPMVMLAPLFILAAGALFAGMLFIGDFFGHHYEAFWNGALFTLPDNHIVHEFHNVPAWVKLSPFTAMVVGFAFAWLFYIRSPEIPKELAVQHRGLYQFLLNKWYFDELYDILFVRSSKWLGHFLWTKGDGWLIDGFGPDGIAKRVQQITGRIVRLQTGYLYHYAFAMLIGVAALITWMMLGSNV; from the coding sequence ATGTATCACACCATTGTTTTCTTCCCTCTGCTGGGAGCAATCATTGCCGGGTTTTTCGGCCGCTCCATAGGCGCGCGCGCCTCGGAATACGTGACCTGCGGCATCATGGTCATAGTCGCTTTTTTGTCCTGGATCGCTTTTTTCCAAGTGGCACTCGGCCATGGTGACATGATCCAGATCGAAGTCCTGCCATGGATCGTGGCCGGCACGCTCGACATCGACTGGGCGCTTCGCATCGACACGCTGACGGCGGTAATGCTGGTGGTTGTCAATACGGTCTCCTGTCTGGTGCATATTTATTCGATCGGATACATGCATCACGACCCGCACCGCCCGCGCTTTTTTGCCTATCTGTCGCTGTTTACCTTCGCCATGCTCATGCTGGTGACGTCGGACAATCTGGTCCAGATGTTCTTCGGTTGGGAAGGTGTTGGCCTCGCGTCCTATCTGCTGATCGGCTTCTGGTATAAAAAGCCGTCCGCCAATGCGGCGGCTATGAAGGCCTTTATCGTCAACCGCGTGGGTGACTTCGGCTTTTCACTTGGTATCTTCGGTATCTTTGTGCTGTTCGGCTCGGTGTCGATGGATGTCATCTTTGCCGGCACGGCGGACTTCCTGCCGGGCGCCGAAGCAAGAACGTCTGATGCATTCTTCGAGTTTTTCGGCATTGAGATGAACAAGGCCGATGCACTGACGACAGTCTGTATCCTGCTCTTCATCGGCGCCATGGGCAAATCCGCCCAGTTCCTGCTGCACACATGGCTGCCGGACGCCATGGAAGGCCCGACACCTGTTTCGGCGCTCATCCACGCTGCGACCATGGTCACCGCAGGCGTCTTCATGGTGGCGCGTATGTCGCCGATCTTCGAGCTTTCGACCGACGCTCTGACAGTGGTTGTGATCATCGGTTCGATAACCGCGTTCTTTGCCGCAACGGTGGGGCTCGTTCAAAACGATATCAAGCGGGTCATTGCCTATTCAACCTGTTCGCAGCTTGGATACATGTTCGTGGCACTGGGCATCGGGGCCTATGGCGCGGGCATATTTCACCTGTTCACGCACGCCTTTTTCAAGGCGCTGTTGTTCCTCGGCGCCGGTTCAGTCATCCACGCTGTGTCCGATGAGCAGGACATGCGCCGTATGGGCGGTCTACGGAAACATATTCCAACGACCTACTGGATGATGATCATCGGCACGCTGGCGCTCACCGGGTTCGGCATACCGTTCACGGCGCTCGGAACGGCGGGCTTCTTCTCCAAGGACGCCATCATCGAATCGGCCTTCGTCGCGCACAGCCCGGCTGCCGGCTTCGCCTTCGTCATGCTCGTCATCGCCGCGACATTCACCAGCTTCTATTCCTGGCGTCTGATCTTCATGACGTTCCATGGCAAACCGAGAGCTTCGTCTGATGTCATGCACCACGTACATGAATCACCCATGGTGATGCTGGCACCGCTCTTCATCCTGGCGGCGGGTGCCTTGTTTGCAGGCATGCTCTTTATCGGAGACTTCTTCGGTCACCACTATGAAGCCTTCTGGAACGGGGCACTGTTTACACTGCCCGACAATCATATTGTTCATGAGTTCCACAACGTGCCGGCCTGGGTGAAGCTGAGTCCGTTCACAGCCATGGTCGTCGGCTTTGCATTTGCCTGGCTTTTCTATATCCGCTCGCCTGAAATCCCGAAAGAACTGGCGGTACAGCACCGCGGCCTCTATCAGTTCCTGCTCAACAAATGGTATTTCGATGAGCTCTACGACATCCTTTTCGTACGCTCCTCCAAGTGGCTCGGCCACTTCCTTTGGACGAAGGGCGACGGGTGGCTTATCGATGGGTTCGGGCCAGACGGGATCGCAAAACGCGTTCAACAGATTACCGGCCGCATCGTGCGACTGCAGACCGGATACCTCTATCACTATGCCTTCGCGATGTTGATTGGTGTTGCTGCACTGATCACGTGGATGATGCTCGGGAGTAACGTGTGA